Proteins encoded within one genomic window of Vidua macroura isolate BioBank_ID:100142 chromosome 2, ASM2450914v1, whole genome shotgun sequence:
- the USF3 gene encoding basic helix-loop-helix domain-containing protein USF3 produces MVPALGPPRSAPGPTALFSETMPEMTENETPTKKQHRKKNRETHNAVERHRKKKINAGINRIGELIPCSPALKQSKNMILDQAFKYITEMKRQNDELLLNGGNNEQAEEIKKLRKQLDELQKENGRYIELLKANDICLYDDPTIHWKGNLKNAKVSVVIPSDQVQKNIIVYSNGTQPNGNNQGASVQGITFNVGHNLQKQTANVVPVQRTCNLVTPVTIAGIYPTENKPWSQPTVSPLASAQTAPAGNVLELSTPDNERGVPTTAPASSQSTPRPTAEQELQCSSSNAPQNEQNPPKSKSDEEGTKSAKKTLPQGTSLPSSTSVEASQGQQVNATCSNTHNSRSDLQENCAVSTMDTACVPPVRLSTTESCSSANVPKSMDVVSSAGRPVTSAAEGVKAVTAISTLAASPLESCWSFSGSSGVVTSDLKNMSSLTRMPSAGNTQTTWTTLQLAGNTVQPLSQTPSGIMTALLNEPVNGAGTVSSAHSRPLTTSISLHASLPGDGQAAEQIVVTLPSCPPVPIQPLIGQPQVKAQAAGSILPLNSAMQVIQMAQPVASAVTGAPANQNVIILQPPNPAPCPPIVRAEVPSQNVSQQIVIIQAANQNPLPLLSAQPSASVRLPVNGPTAVANSSGTMQNASLPQTFGGKHLVHILPRPSSLPSSSSTQTFSVTMSNQQHPHTISLNGQLFALQPVMSSSGASNQAPMQIIQPTTSEDPNTNVALNTFGALANLNQSISQMAGQSCLHLSLSHPTNPATVNNQIATVNCVSLPTSVASSVPAEVSVLTSASNSINASPQKAAAGLPSSAKSKRTNKKPSTKKHQTVNNKVSCPAVPCKDAGKVDCASVETVAKSSSGKGLPENASAASQAVTTSQAGSAAASSGISISDSPSKEIASSEQAVKTPSAPEPSTAEVPASSPLESVVSEQLLLVPPPAKDAAPCQQAQGSQSHPPTASVPSESPKPCEPPNTLTSSGKEAQVTHLQVANGTSAAQSNTAGHTSKAGMISESCNVAHDSSVVMQDADLLEGQGLTKMLSDLAKERTAVEKNSSFTVQGEHSNFPMEISKSAESNDLPEKQELLLMNTESDTLSQPHSCISDQEVVSASLITSRQADSPMSTSSGSSRGFSVASMLPDTTREDVTSSTSTSTCNSCTFSEQTDIVALAARAIFDQESLEKGGGGIQVNTRDVISKSEVAPLEREQQPFKPQSVKENNAGPLEAAPNKFSAHETVQTNVDRQVEKPSCSVGSVETSNTPLQISTSQTPSITSLSVNNLIHQSRIVHPLVSCSGLSQSSEPASIPATVSLSLPSSTYINPSPGPALMSEYAQEQLNAIRASTMQAPQLQESHLKPQNHEGRKDSAKRAVQDDLLLSTAKRQKQCQTAPIRLEGMALMNRTPEGIADQTQMLVSQIPPNSSNSVAPVSNQGHADGLNRLFPPNSNFVTPALRQTEVQCGSQPPLSEQPGQAGQHLQPIQHVPAQGISHLHSNHPYLKQQQAGQLRERHHLYQLQHHVTHGENSVHSQPHSVHQQRTIQQEVQMQKKRNLIQGTQATQLSLQQKHHGSDQTRQKGGQPHPHHQQMQQQMQQHFGASQPEKNCENPATSRNHHSHPQSHINQDIMHQQQQDVGSRQQGSTSEHVSGHNQMQRLMTSRGLEQQMVSQASIVSRPSDMTCTPHRQERNRVSSYSAEALIGKTPSNSEQRIGLSLQGPRVSDQLEMRSYLDVSRSKGLAIHNMQGRLSVDHTVGSDVQRLSDCQTFKPSGPNQQPTGNFDVQASRNSEIGNSVSSLRGMQSQAFRIGQNAAPSIERQKRLPYQPVQGIPTGNTLPSRENENTCHQSFMQSLLAPHLGDQVSGSQRSIPEHQRNTQCGASSTIEYNCPPARESVHIRRDGDGQSRESCDMSIGAINTRNSSLTIPFSSSSSSGDIQGRNTSPNISVQKSNPMRMTDSHGTKNHMNTPVSSNMHGVVRPTHPHPAVSHGSGEQGQPSVRQPNSSVTQRSRHPLQDNGGSKIRQPERNRSGNQRHGNVFDPSLPHLPLSTSGSMILGRQQSTIEKRGSIVRFMSDGPQVSNDNVAPDQHTLSQNFGFPFIPEGGMNPPINANASFIPPVTQPSATRTPALIPVDPQNTLPSFYPPYSPAHPTLSNDISIPYFPNQMFPNPSTEKPSGGGLNNRFGSILSPPRPVGFAQPSFPLLPDMPPMHMTNTSHLSNFNLTSLFPEIATALPPDGSAMSPLLSIANTSASDSSKQPSNRPAHNISHILGHDCSSAV; encoded by the exons GCTCTCTTCTCCGAAACAATGCCAGAGATGACAGAGAATGAGACACCTACTAAGAAGCAGCATCG aaagaaaaaccgggagacaCATAATGCAG TGGAGAGACATCGAAAGAAGAAGATTAATGCTGGGATAAACAGAATTGGAGAACtcattccctgctctccagcactTAAGCAG agCAAGAACATGATCCTGGATCAGGCCTTTAAGTACataacagaaatgaaaagacAGAATGATGAACTTCTGTTAAATGGAGGGAACAATGAGCAGG ctgaagagataaaaaaacTCCGGAAACAGCTGGATGAACTGCAAAAGGAAAACGGGAGATACATCGAACTACTGAAAGCAAATGATATTTGCTTATATGATGACCCTACAATCCACTGGAAAGGAAACCTCAAAAACGCCAAGGTCTCAGTTGTTATTCCCAGTGATCAGGTTCAAAAGAACATCATTGTCTATTCAAATGGGACTCAGCCCAATGGAAATAACCAGGGAGCATCTGTGCAGGGAATAACGTTTAATGTTGGTCATAATTTACAAAAGCAAACAGCCAATGTTGTGCCAGTTCAGAGAACTTGCAATCTAGTGACTCCTGTGACAATTGCTGGTATTTACCCCACAGAAAATAAGCCATGGTCACAACCTACAGTTTCTCCACTGGCATCCGCTcagacagctccagcagggaatgTTCTTGAGCTCTCCACCCCGGACAACGAGCGAGGTGTGCCCAccactgctcctgccagctcacAGAGCACACCTCGACCTACAGCAGAACAGGAACTACAGTGTTCTTCAAGTAATGCACCACAGAATGAgcaaaatccccccaaaagtAAAAGTGATGAGGAGGGCACTAAATCAGCAAAGAAAACGCTCCCACAGGGAACCAGCCTTCCTTCCAGTACCTCTGTGGAAGCCTCCCAAGGTCAGCAGGTGAATGCAACTTGCTCAAATACACACAATTCCAGGAGTGACCTCCAGGAGAACTGTGCCGTTTCAACCATGGACACAGCTTGTGTGCCACCTGTGAGGCTGTCTACTACAGAGAGCTGCTCTTCTGCAAATGTCCCCAAAAGTATGGACGtggtcagcagtgctggcaggccTGTGACATCTGCAGCAGAAGGAGTTAAGGCTGTGACAGCAATAAGCACTCTGGCTGCCAGTcccctggagagctgctggtcTTTTTCAGGCTCTTCAGGTGTTGTCACTTCAGACTTGAAAAACATGAGTAGCCTTACCCGGATGCCTTCAGCTGGGAACACGCAGACCACATGGACAACCTTGCAGCTGGCAGGAAACACTGTTCAGCCGCTGAGCCAGACACCATCTGGGATAATGACTGCCCTCCTCAACGAGCCAGTCAATGGTGCTGGGACTGTGTCTTCTGCCCACAGCAGGCCTTTGACTACAAGTATCAGTTTGCATGCTTCTCTGCCTGGGGATGGCCAGGCAGCTGAACAGATTGTAGTTACCTTGCCCTCGTGCCCACCTGTACCTATACAGCCTTTAATCGGCCAGCCACAGGTTAAAGCTCAGGCTGCAGGAAGCATCCTTCCATTAAACTCAGCTATGCAGGTGATTCAGATGGCTCAGCCAGTTGCCTCAGCTGTGACAGGAGCACCAGCTAACCAGAATGTCATCATTCTCCAGCCTCCAAACCCTGCTCCGTGCCCACCCATTGTGAGAGCGGAAGTTCCCAGCCAAAATGTTAGTCAGCAAATTGTAATTATACAAGCTGCAAATCAAAatcctcttcccctcctctctgctcagcCTTCTGCTTCTGTAAGACTTCCTGTGAATGGGCCGACTGCAGTTGCCAACTCCAGTGGCACCATGCAAAATGCCTCTCTTCCACAGACTTTTGGAGGGAAACACCTCGTCCATATATTACCAAGGCCATCTTCTTTGCCATCTTCTAGCTCTACGCAGACATTTTCAGTGACAATGTCCAACCAACAGCACCCTCACACTATCTCATTAAATGGGCAGCTTTTTGCATTGCAGCCTGTGATGTCTTCATCTGGAGCTTCAAACCAAGCCCCTATGCAAATTATTCAGCCCACCACCAGCGAAGATCCAAATACCAATGTTGCCCTCAATACATTTGGTGCTTTAGCTAACCTCAATCAAAGCATATCGCAAATGGCTGGACAGAGCTGCTTGCACTTGTCTCTCAGCCACCCCACCAATCCTGCAACTGTCAATAACCAGATTGCCACAGTCAACTGTGTGTCATTGCCAACTTCTGTGGCATCTTCAGTGCCTGCAGAGGTTTCGGTATTAACCAGTGCATCTAACTCCATAAACGCTTCCCCGCAAAAAGCGGCTGCTGGTTTGCCATCCAGTGCAAAATCAAAAAggacaaacaaaaagccaagcACAAAGAAACACCAAACAGTCAATAATAAAGTGTCCTGTCCAGCAGTTCCTTGCAAAGATGCTGGGAAGGTGGACTGTGCTTCTGTGGAAACAGTGGCAAAGTCCTCAAGTGGTAAAGGGCTGCCGGAAAACGCCTCAGCAGCATCACAGGCTGTAACCACATCGCAGGCAGGCAGCGCAGCTGCATCGAGTGGCATCAGCATTTCTGACTCTCCTTCCAAAGAGATTGCGAGCTCCGAACAGGCAGTGAAAAccccctctgctccagagccGAGCACGGCAGAGGTGCCTGCTTCCTCACCGCTGGAGTCTGTAGTGTCAGAGCAGCTACTGCTCGTTCCCCCACCGGCCAAAGATGCTGCTCCTTGCCAGCAGGCCCAGGGATCTCAGAGCCACCCACCAACTGCCTCTGTCCCATCAGAGTCTCCCAAACCCTGCGAACCCCCCAACACCTTAACATCCTCTGGTAAAGAAGCACAGGTTACACACTTGCAGGTTGCAAATGGGacttcagcagcacagagcaacaCAGCAGGTCATACTTCCAAGGCAGGAATGATTTCGGAGTCCTGCAATGTTGCGCACGATTCCTCAGTGGTAATGCAAGATGCGGACTTGTTAGAAGGACAGGGTCTAACCAAAATGCTGTCTGATCTCGCAAAAGAAAGaacagctgtggaaaaaaactcTTCATTTACTGTTCAGGGGGAGCATTCTAATTTTCCTATGGAAATCTCTAAATCAGCAGAATCAAATGATTTGCCTGAGAAGCAGGAACTCTTGCTGATGAACACGGAAAGTGACACTCTCTCCCAGCCTCACTCCTGCATCTCTGATCAGGAAGTAGTCAGTGCTTCCCTTATTACGAGCAGGCAGGCAGACTCCCCCATGTCAaccagctctggcagcagtCGAGGCTTCTCAGTTGCATCTATGTTGCCAGATACCACCAGAGAAGATGTCACAAGCAGCACCTCTACCAGTACCTGTAACAGCTGCACATTTTCAGAACAGACTGACATTGTAGCTCTTGCAGCGAGAGCTATTTTTGACCAGGAAAGCCTTGAGAAAGGTGGAGGGGGAATACAGGTTAACACGAGGGATGTCATCTCTAAGTCTGAGGTTGCACCTTTGGAGAGAGAGCAACAGCCTTTTAAACCTCagtcagtgaaagaaaacaacGCAGGGCCGCTGGAAGCAGCACCTAACAAATTCAGTGCTCATGAAACAGTACAGACAAATGTCGACAGGCAGGTTGAGAAGCCAAGCTGCTCTGTAGGAAGTGTGGAAACATCAAACACTCCTTTGCAGATTTCCACTTCCCAGACACCCAGCATAACCAGTCTAAGTGTGAATAATCTGATACACCAGAGCCGCATTGTCCATCCCCTGGTGAGTTGCTCAGGTTTATCCCAGTCTTCAGAGCCTGCAAGCATCCCTGCAACTGTGAGCCTCTCCCTTCCATCTAGTACCTACATCAATCCGTCTCCGGGACCTGCTCTGATGAGTGAATATGCTCAGGAACAACTGAATGCTATCAGGGCAAGCACCATGCAggctccccagctgcaggaatcACACTTAAAGCCGCAAAACCATGAAGGTCGCAAAGACTCTGCTAAGAGGGCCGTTCAGGATGACCTTCTGCTTTCTACAGCAAAGAGGCAAAAGCAGTGCCAGACAGCACCCATAAGGCTTGAGGGGATGGCGCTGATGAACCGGACACCGGAGGGTATTGCTGATCAAACACAGATGCTGGTTAGTCAGATTCCTCCTAATTCATCCAATTCAGTGGCACCAGTGAGCAATCAAGGGCACGCTGATGGCCTCAATAGGTTATTCCCACCCAACAGCAATTTCGTAACGCCGGCTTTGAGACAAACTGAAGTTCAGTGCGGTTCTCAGCCGCCGCTTtcagagcagccaggccaggcagggcagcactTGCAGCCAATTCAacatgtccctgcccaaggcatcTCTCACCTTCACAGTAATCACCCGTacttgaagcagcagcaggctgggcagtTAAGAGAGAGGCACCACTTGTACCAGCTGCAGCACCATGTCACTCATGGGGAAAACTCAGTCCACTCTCAACCCCACAGTGTCCACCAACAGCGAACGATACAGCAGGAGGTGCAGATGCAAAAGAAACGGAATCTCATCCAGGGAACACAAGCCACACAGCTTTCTCTACAGCAAAAACACCACGGAAGTGATCAAACACGACAGAAAGGTGGTCAGCCCCATCCTCACCACcaacaaatgcagcagcagatgCAGCAGCACTTTGGAGCGTCCCAGCCTGAAAAGAACTGTGAAAATCCTGCAACAAGCAGAAACCACCATAGCCACCCTCAGAGCCATATCAATCAGGATATTATGCATCAACAGCAACAGGATGTTGGCAGCAGACAGCAAGGTTCCACTTCAGAACACGTGTCAGGGCACAATCAGATGCAAAGACTTATGACCTCAAGGGGCTTAGAGCAGCAAATGGTGTCCCAGGCCAGTATTGTTTCCAGACCATCAGATATGACATGCACCCCTCACAGGCAGGAAAGAAACAGAGTTTCCAGCTACTCTGCTGAGGCTCTCATTGGGAAGACACCCTCTAATTCCGAGCAGAGAATAGGACTGTCTCTTCAAGGCCCTAGGGTTTCTGACCAGCTTGAAATGAGAAGCTATCTTGATGTTTCTAGAAGTAAAGGGTTGGCGATTCATAATATGCAGGGCCGCTTGTCGGTCGACCACACAGTTGGCTCGGATGTGCAGCGTCTTTCTGATTGCCAAACATTTAAGCCCTCTGGACCCAATCAACAACCGACGGGCAATTTTGACGTGCAGGCTTCAAGAAACAGTGAAATTGGCAATTCTGTGTCCTCGCTTCGGGGCATGCAGTCACAAGCGTTCCGAATCGGTCAGAATGCTGCACCATCCatagagaggcagaagagacTGCCCTACCAGCCAGTACAGGGTATTCCAACGGGGAATACCCTGCCATCGAGGGAGAATGAAAACACATGCCACCAAAGTTTCATGCAGAGTTTGCTCGCCCCTCACCTTGGAGATCAAGTCAGTGGAAGCCAAAGATCAATCCCAGAACATCAAAGGAACACGCAGTGCGGTGCCTCCTCCACAATCGAGTACAACTGTCCCCCAGCACGGGAGAGCGTCCACATCCGAAGGGATGGTGATGGtcagagcagggaaagctgTGACATGTCCATTGGGGCAATTAACACAAGGAACAGTTCGTTGACTATTCCTTTTTCAAGTTCTTCTTCCTCAGGGGACATTCAGGGTCGCAATACAAGCCCAAACATCTCTGTGCAGAAGTCCAACCCCATGAGAATGACGGACAGTCATGGAACTAAGAACCACATGAATACACCCGTGTCCAGCAATATGCATGGAGTTGTGAGGCCAACTCACCCTCACCCTGCAGTTTCTCATGGAAGCGGCGAGCAAGGGCAGCCTTCTGTTCGTCAGCCAAATTCTTCGGTCACTCAGCGCTCGAGGCATCCTCTGCAAGACAATGGAGGTTCTAAAATACGTCAGCCTGAAAGGAATCGATCCGGAAACCAGAGACATGGAAATGTCTTTGACCCTAGTCTTCCCCATCTTCCTCTGTCCACCAGTGGCAGCATGATCCTTGGGCGCCAACAGTCCACGAtagaaaaaagaggaagcatTGTCCGATTTATGTCTGATGGCCCTCAAGTGTCCAATGATAACGTGGCCCCTGACCAACATACACTCTCCCAGAATTTTGGATTCCCTTTTATTCCAGAGGGTGGCATGAATCCACCAATAAATGCTAACGCTTCTTTCATCCCACCAGTCACTCAGCCTAGTGCCACTCGGACACCAGCTCTAATCCCAGTTGATCCTCAGAATACACTGCCGTCCTTCTATCCACCTTACTCTCCTGCCCACCCTACTCTCTCCAACGACATTTCTATCCCTTACTTTCCCAATCAAATGTTTCCGAACCCAAGCACGGAGAAGCCAAGCGGTGGAGGTTTAAACAATCGATTTGGATCCATTTTGTCTCCTCCCAGGCCTGTTGGTTTTGCTCAGCCaagttttcctttgcttccagATATGCCACCAATGCACATGACCAACACATCGCACTTATCCAATTTTAACTTAACTTCTTTGTTTCCAGAAATAGCCACAGCTCTTCCTCCAGATGGCTCAGCGATGTCACCTTTGCTTTCCATTGCAAACACATCTGCTTCAGATTCTTCCAAGCAGCCCTCAAACCGCCCTGCCCACAATATAAGCCATATTTTAGGTCAtgactgcagctctgctgtatGA